Proteins encoded together in one Chryseobacterium wanjuense window:
- the uvrC gene encoding excinuclease ABC subunit UvrC — protein sequence MNPSLELQLKTLPSEPGVYRYYDKNEQLLYVGKAKNLKKRVLSYFNKNLSGYRTKIMVGKIQRLETTIVNSEYDALLLENNLIKEHQPFYNVMLKDDKTYPWICIKNEDFPRIFLTRTVIKDGSEYYGPYAKVRPAKILLDTIKHIYKLRTCNLNLSPNKINEGKYKVCLEYHIKNCEGPCEDLESKQDYDEKIDAIRGIIKGDFRKAKEYLVNQMMKHAANLQFEHAQLIKERLDVLEDYQAKNTVVNPNIDDVDVFGMTSDETAAYVNFFKIRNGNIIQSFTTEIKKILEESDEEIMEQALIEIRQKFSSDSKEVLLPFHLPIEIPNVKLIVPKVGDKKRIVELSEKNAKEYRLEKLKQVQIVDPERHTNRIMAEMQKLLRMPVEPRHIEGFDNSNIQGTNPVSACVVFKDGKPSKADYRIFHPKTVEGPNDFATMEEVIYRRYKRMLDEGENLPQLILIDGGKGQLSSAVKSLRLLGLYGKITIVGIAKRLEEIFFPEDPIPLYLDKKSETLKILQRVRDEAHRFGVKHHRTRRKNSTIKSELEEIPGVGEKTIEMLLSKLKSVKRIKESSLETLEEILGKSKAKIIHDFFNNL from the coding sequence ATGAATCCTTCTTTAGAATTACAACTCAAAACCTTACCATCCGAACCCGGCGTTTATCGTTATTATGATAAAAATGAGCAGCTTTTGTACGTGGGAAAGGCGAAAAATTTAAAGAAAAGGGTTCTTTCCTATTTTAATAAAAACCTTTCAGGATACAGGACAAAAATAATGGTCGGTAAAATCCAGCGACTGGAAACGACTATTGTAAACAGCGAATATGACGCGCTTTTATTAGAAAATAATCTGATCAAAGAGCATCAGCCGTTTTATAATGTCATGCTGAAAGATGACAAAACATATCCCTGGATCTGCATTAAAAATGAAGATTTCCCAAGAATTTTCCTTACAAGAACGGTGATCAAAGACGGTTCGGAATATTATGGGCCTTACGCGAAAGTTCGTCCCGCAAAAATTTTACTGGACACCATTAAACATATTTATAAATTAAGAACCTGTAATTTAAATCTTTCACCCAACAAGATCAATGAAGGAAAATATAAAGTCTGCCTGGAATATCATATTAAAAACTGTGAAGGACCTTGTGAAGATCTGGAAAGCAAGCAGGATTATGATGAGAAAATCGACGCCATACGGGGAATTATAAAAGGAGATTTCCGGAAAGCAAAGGAATATCTGGTCAATCAGATGATGAAACACGCTGCCAATTTGCAGTTTGAACACGCACAGCTCATCAAGGAAAGACTGGATGTCCTGGAAGATTATCAGGCAAAAAATACTGTTGTAAATCCTAATATTGATGATGTAGATGTTTTCGGAATGACAAGTGATGAAACAGCTGCATACGTGAATTTCTTTAAAATCCGGAACGGAAATATCATCCAGAGTTTCACGACTGAAATCAAGAAAATCCTTGAAGAAAGCGATGAGGAAATTATGGAACAGGCGTTGATCGAGATCAGACAAAAATTCAGCTCGGATTCAAAAGAAGTTTTGCTTCCTTTCCATCTGCCGATTGAAATTCCGAATGTGAAGCTAATCGTTCCGAAAGTTGGAGATAAAAAACGCATTGTTGAACTTTCCGAAAAAAATGCGAAAGAATATCGTTTGGAAAAATTAAAACAAGTGCAAATCGTTGATCCGGAAAGACACACCAACAGAATCATGGCTGAAATGCAGAAACTGTTGAGAATGCCTGTGGAACCGCGACATATCGAAGGTTTTGACAACTCGAATATTCAGGGGACAAATCCTGTTTCGGCGTGTGTTGTTTTTAAAGACGGAAAGCCTAGCAAGGCCGATTACAGAATTTTCCACCCGAAAACCGTGGAAGGTCCGAATGACTTTGCAACCATGGAAGAAGTGATCTACCGACGCTACAAAAGAATGCTGGATGAAGGTGAAAATCTGCCACAATTAATCCTGATTGACGGTGGAAAAGGGCAACTGTCCTCTGCTGTGAAAAGCCTACGGTTATTAGGATTGTACGGAAAAATAACCATCGTCGGGATTGCAAAAAGACTGGAGGAAATTTTCTTCCCAGAAGATCCTATTCCTTTATATCTGGATAAAAAATCTGAAACATTGAAAATTTTGCAGAGAGTAAGGGATGAAGCCCACCGTTTTGGCGTGAAGCATCACAGAACCAGAAGAAAAAACTCAACCATAAAATCTGAACTGGAAGAAATTCCGGGCGTCGGGGAAAAAACAATTGAAATGCTTTTATCAAAATTAAAATCCGTAAAAAGAATTAAAGAGTCGAGTTTGGAAACTTTAGAGGAGATTTTAGGAAAAAGTAAGGCGAAAATAATACATGATTTTTTTAATAATCTATAA
- the hutH gene encoding histidine ammonia-lyase — MIYGVDVFSFHDVLEICKTPNKAKLNKAAKEQILKSQKNVQKIVESDRCVYGINTGFGPLCDTKISADETALLQYNLIISHAVGVGKPIDKELSKIMMIAKVHALSKGFSGVSLEVIERMILMLEKDIIPAVPEQGSVGASGDLAPLAHLVLPLLGLGQVWEGDKVVETAKVLKKNKLAPLTLGPKEGLGLINGTQFILAHAIKGLEKFEYLLNLADMTAAMSLEAYRGSQSPFKKELHEIRPFEGSKKVAARMLKFLKGSENMKAHEDCERVQDPYSMRCVPQVHGASRNAYEHLRMMAETELNSVTDNPIVLSAEESISGGNFHGQLMALPLDYATLAAAELGNISDRRSYLLLEGKYGLPRLLTESSGLNSGFMIPQYTSAALVTENKTLCFPASADSIPTSLGQEDHVSMGSISGRKFNQVLGNLVNILAVELMFAAQGLEFRRPAKCSKIIEENFTILRSKVAKLEDDRLIGKDMLAIAELINERKFVVN, encoded by the coding sequence ATGATATACGGTGTAGATGTTTTCAGTTTCCATGATGTTTTGGAGATCTGCAAAACTCCAAATAAAGCTAAGCTGAACAAGGCTGCGAAGGAACAAATTTTAAAATCCCAGAAAAATGTTCAGAAAATTGTAGAGTCGGATCGATGTGTTTATGGGATTAATACAGGTTTCGGACCTCTTTGCGATACAAAAATTTCTGCTGATGAGACTGCTCTTTTACAATATAATCTCATTATTTCTCACGCGGTAGGTGTAGGAAAACCGATTGATAAAGAACTTTCCAAAATCATGATGATTGCTAAAGTTCATGCCTTGTCAAAAGGATTTTCGGGAGTTTCTCTTGAAGTGATCGAGAGAATGATCTTGATGTTGGAAAAAGATATTATCCCAGCCGTTCCGGAGCAGGGTTCCGTAGGAGCTTCTGGGGATTTGGCGCCTTTGGCTCACCTGGTTTTACCGCTTTTAGGACTTGGACAGGTTTGGGAAGGAGATAAAGTGGTAGAAACAGCAAAAGTTTTAAAGAAAAATAAATTAGCTCCATTGACTTTAGGTCCGAAAGAAGGTTTAGGTCTAATTAACGGGACTCAGTTTATCCTGGCTCATGCCATTAAAGGATTAGAAAAATTCGAATATTTATTGAATTTGGCGGATATGACGGCTGCGATGAGCCTTGAAGCATACAGAGGTTCCCAAAGTCCGTTCAAAAAAGAGCTTCATGAAATCAGACCATTTGAGGGAAGTAAAAAAGTAGCAGCAAGAATGCTGAAATTCCTGAAAGGTTCCGAAAATATGAAAGCGCACGAAGACTGCGAAAGAGTTCAGGATCCTTATTCCATGAGATGTGTTCCGCAAGTTCACGGAGCGAGCAGAAATGCGTATGAACATCTGAGAATGATGGCTGAAACGGAATTAAATTCTGTAACAGATAACCCAATTGTTCTCAGTGCGGAAGAATCTATTTCCGGAGGGAATTTCCATGGACAATTAATGGCTTTACCATTGGATTATGCAACATTGGCGGCGGCGGAACTGGGAAATATTTCAGACAGAAGAAGTTATTTATTACTGGAAGGAAAATACGGTTTACCAAGATTATTAACGGAAAGCTCAGGGCTAAATTCAGGATTCATGATTCCTCAATATACTTCTGCAGCGTTGGTTACAGAAAATAAAACGCTATGTTTCCCAGCTTCGGCAGATTCGATTCCGACGAGTTTGGGGCAGGAAGATCATGTTTCGATGGGAAGCATTTCGGGGAGAAAATTCAATCAGGTTTTGGGTAATCTTGTGAATATTTTAGCGGTTGAATTAATGTTTGCAGCACAAGGATTAGAATTCAGAAGACCGGCAAAATGTTCCAAAATTATTGAAGAAAACTTCACCATTCTTCGTTCAAAAGTAGCAAAACTGGAAGACGACCGATTGATCGGAAAAGACATGTTAGCTATCGCGGAATTGATTAATGAAAGAAAATTTGTAGTTAATTAA
- a CDS encoding GNAT family N-acetyltransferase yields MTIKRTDSSNIDFQNLVKLLDADLAIRNGEDHAFYDQFNKIDMIKNCIVIYIDEKPAACGAFKKFADDTVEIKRMYTHPDFRKRGLATAIVNELEAWAKEIGYEKTVLESSLEQNEALSVYEKSGYQRIPNYGQYIGIDKSVCYEKVL; encoded by the coding sequence ATGACAATCAAAAGAACAGATTCTTCCAACATAGACTTTCAAAATTTAGTTAAACTTTTAGACGCAGACTTGGCGATTCGTAATGGTGAAGATCATGCATTTTATGATCAGTTCAATAAAATTGATATGATTAAAAACTGCATCGTTATTTATATTGATGAAAAACCTGCCGCTTGTGGAGCTTTTAAAAAATTTGCTGATGACACTGTTGAAATCAAGAGAATGTACACGCATCCTGATTTCAGAAAAAGAGGATTGGCTACTGCTATTGTAAATGAACTGGAAGCCTGGGCGAAAGAAATAGGCTACGAAAAAACTGTTCTCGAAAGTTCATTAGAACAAAATGAAGCCCTTTCCGTGTACGAGAAAAGTGGCTATCAGAGAATCCCGAATTATGGGCAATATATCGGAATTGATAAAAGTGTTTGTTATGAGAAGGTGTTGTAA
- a CDS encoding S8 family peptidase, which yields MKKNVFYLLMLFFVFTACNRDDLQNNPSNIEVTQKDPLTAKEINEKINETIKAKGRFSWKESSDHFVWSAIFQGNKIASIGFGSSFDRSLTPDNKVIEEEILKLIEQYEGKTDRILLSSDQYLTQIDVAIEKQETVIALRKMKNIRYIEPADYRYFENERKFNGAAKSSSSSSGCGFESTALNTADYTTVTPNAKAPWSFTKHNIINAWSYSTGAGVTIGVIDSGVSPEQTLLGSSFNNGLSSGRTISKNGVYVDSVWPWSSGFDGPNDQCGHGTSMASAMGAPRNNLGQPVGVAYNANLVTYKAASNVVLDGYHEQNGVKIAFTELGNNNNVKIISMSMGHIFSVGKIEDGVKYAYSKGKLIFCAGGTSTSFTNFVGVIFPAWMSEAQAITGVKENTSNQKCDVCHSGSEIDFTYQMERASGNSIPVLSYYNGQTDYVGGSSVATASTAGIAALVWAKNPSWTRDQVLNKMRQSATYYPTPNSDYGYGNINVLQAVQ from the coding sequence ATGAAGAAAAATGTATTTTACCTATTAATGCTGTTTTTTGTTTTTACGGCATGTAACAGAGACGACCTTCAAAATAACCCGTCCAATATTGAAGTGACGCAGAAAGACCCTTTGACGGCAAAAGAAATCAACGAAAAAATTAACGAAACCATCAAAGCCAAAGGAAGATTTTCCTGGAAAGAATCTTCAGACCATTTTGTATGGAGCGCTATTTTTCAGGGAAACAAGATTGCATCGATCGGATTCGGATCCTCTTTCGACAGAAGCCTGACACCGGATAATAAAGTGATCGAAGAGGAAATTTTAAAACTAATTGAACAATACGAAGGAAAAACCGACAGAATTTTATTATCATCGGATCAATATTTAACCCAAATCGATGTTGCTATTGAAAAGCAGGAAACAGTGATTGCTCTTCGAAAAATGAAAAACATCCGTTATATCGAGCCTGCAGATTACCGTTATTTTGAAAATGAAAGAAAATTCAACGGAGCGGCAAAATCCAGCAGTTCATCTTCAGGTTGCGGGTTTGAATCCACCGCTTTAAATACCGCAGATTACACCACCGTAACGCCAAACGCAAAAGCGCCTTGGTCTTTTACAAAACATAATATCATCAACGCATGGAGCTACAGCACAGGAGCCGGAGTCACAATTGGAGTTATTGACAGCGGTGTTTCACCAGAGCAAACTTTGTTGGGAAGTAGTTTCAATAACGGACTTTCATCCGGCAGAACGATCAGCAAAAATGGAGTGTATGTAGATTCTGTATGGCCGTGGAGTAGCGGTTTTGACGGACCCAATGACCAGTGTGGTCACGGAACCAGCATGGCTTCTGCGATGGGAGCGCCCAGAAATAATTTGGGGCAACCGGTGGGAGTGGCTTATAATGCTAATTTAGTGACATACAAAGCGGCTTCTAATGTGGTTTTAGATGGTTATCACGAACAAAACGGGGTGAAAATTGCTTTTACAGAACTAGGAAACAACAATAATGTTAAAATCATTTCCATGTCGATGGGACACATTTTCTCTGTCGGAAAAATTGAAGATGGGGTAAAATATGCCTATTCAAAAGGGAAATTAATTTTCTGTGCCGGAGGGACTTCTACAAGCTTCACCAACTTTGTAGGGGTTATTTTCCCGGCCTGGATGTCTGAAGCACAGGCGATCACAGGAGTAAAAGAAAATACCTCCAATCAAAAATGTGATGTGTGCCATTCCGGATCTGAGATCGATTTTACCTATCAAATGGAAAGAGCTTCAGGAAACAGCATTCCGGTGTTGAGCTATTATAACGGACAAACAGATTACGTGGGCGGTTCTTCTGTGGCGACAGCTTCTACGGCAGGAATTGCAGCGTTAGTCTGGGCAAAAAATCCGTCATGGACAAGAGATCAGGTGTTGAATAAAATGAGACAATCAGCTACGTATTACCCGACTCCGAATTCCGATTACGGATATGGAAATATTAATGTTTTACAAGCGGTTCAGTAA
- the ygiD gene encoding 4,5-DOPA-extradiol-dioxygenase has protein sequence MNLNDLQNISDHFKNTQRMPVLFLGHGSPMNAIEENQFVQGFRKAAAEIPRPNAILCISAHWFTNGTKVTAMDMPRTIHDFGGFPQALFDVQYPAPGSPELARETAELLAPVLVEEDHQWGLDHGAWSVIKHMYPDADIPVIQMSIDYTKPPQYHFDLAKKLNKLREKGILIIGSGNIVHNLRLIDWRNINTVGAGWDWAIEAREKTNNWLLDGNFGNIIDYQNQGTFLQYAVPTPDHYLPLIYTLGLKEKSENLTLFNDELIAGSLSMTSVKIG, from the coding sequence ATGAACCTCAACGATCTACAAAATATCAGCGATCATTTCAAAAATACGCAACGAATGCCTGTCTTATTTCTGGGACACGGCTCACCGATGAATGCTATCGAAGAAAACCAGTTTGTACAGGGATTCCGAAAGGCGGCGGCCGAAATTCCGAGACCGAATGCTATTCTGTGTATTTCTGCCCATTGGTTTACGAACGGAACGAAGGTGACGGCGATGGATATGCCGAGAACGATTCATGATTTCGGAGGATTTCCGCAGGCCTTATTTGATGTTCAGTATCCGGCTCCGGGAAGTCCTGAACTGGCTAGAGAAACCGCTGAACTGTTAGCACCGGTTTTGGTGGAAGAAGATCATCAATGGGGATTGGATCACGGCGCATGGTCGGTGATTAAACATATGTATCCTGATGCAGATATTCCTGTGATTCAGATGAGTATTGATTATACAAAACCTCCGCAGTATCACTTTGATTTAGCAAAAAAACTGAACAAGCTTCGCGAAAAAGGAATTTTAATAATCGGAAGCGGAAATATTGTTCATAATTTAAGACTGATCGACTGGAGAAACATCAACACCGTAGGAGCCGGCTGGGATTGGGCGATTGAAGCGCGTGAAAAAACCAACAACTGGCTGCTAGACGGAAACTTCGGGAATATTATCGATTATCAGAATCAGGGAACTTTTCTGCAGTATGCAGTTCCGACACCTGATCATTATTTACCGTTAATTTATACATTAGGATTAAAAGAAAAATCTGAAAATCTGACTTTATTTAATGATGAATTAATCGCAGGTTCACTCAGCATGACAAGCGTGAAAATAGGATAA
- a CDS encoding YceI family protein — translation MATKWNLDPAHSEITFKVKHMMISNIKGNFTNFNAEIEADDDTFANAKTNATIQTDSISTHNTDRDNHLKSAEFFNAEANPTITFESQALNGEVTGNLTINGITKPVTLDVDFNGINVDPWGNTKAGFSFEGKINRKDFGLNWNAALEAGGVMVSEEVKLAGELQFVKQA, via the coding sequence ATGGCTACAAAATGGAACCTAGACCCAGCGCATAGTGAAATTACTTTTAAAGTAAAACACATGATGATTTCTAACATCAAAGGAAATTTTACCAATTTCAATGCAGAAATCGAAGCTGATGACGATACGTTCGCTAACGCTAAAACTAATGCTACCATCCAGACTGATTCTATCTCTACACACAACACAGACAGAGATAATCACCTGAAATCTGCAGAATTCTTCAATGCTGAAGCTAATCCTACAATCACATTCGAATCTCAGGCTTTGAATGGGGAAGTAACAGGAAATCTTACCATCAACGGGATTACAAAACCAGTAACTCTTGATGTAGATTTTAACGGAATCAACGTTGACCCGTGGGGAAATACTAAAGCTGGTTTCTCTTTTGAAGGGAAAATCAACAGAAAAGATTTCGGATTAAACTGGAACGCAGCTCTTGAAGCAGGTGGTGTAATGGTAAGCGAAGAAGTAAAATTGGCTGGTGAATTGCAGTTTGTAAAACAAGCGTAA
- a CDS encoding S9 family peptidase, with product MKLYKFSLLMLVLGGSALAQTQKFTMAEAVNGLRSNLAVKNISQFSWSNDGKSYIQAVKGGYLITDLKTNKQDTLVSLTQLNKNLADNKFKAVPQIKFISSSHGYFNSDDKMVWVEKSGSDWKVKNSVAVDKEASNVKVFGDNQTFAFTVKNNLFVNKNGKTIAVTNDSDENILNGASNVHRNEFGIDTGIFPAPNSESVAFYRMDQTMVADYPIIDWAVTPAVNHNIKYPMAGQTSHQVTLGVFNIKTQSTTFLKIDGEKDQYLTAVTWSPDSKYIFVGVLNRGQNHMKMDQYDAATGDLIKTLFEESNDKYVEPQHPLTFFPNSNTDFIWQSQRTGYNHLFHYSLEKGLIAQITKGDWLVTEILGFNEKKKEIYFTSTKETPLEKHLYKINWTNFKMQRLDNAEGVHNGILSSDGNYLYDMYSNANTPRIANIINTNTLKSNNILTAENTLKNYQRPEIKNVELKADDGTPLYGKIILPTNFDANKKYPVIVYLYNGPHLQLIANTFPASGNLWYEYMAQNGYIIFTMDGRGSANRGLKFEQAVFRNLGTTEMNDQMKGVEYLKSLPYVDSERMGIHGWSFGGFMTTSFMLRHPEVFKVGVAGGPVIDWSMYEIMYGERYMDTPQENPQGYATANLLDKVQNLKGKLLMIHGAQDDVVVWQHSVKFIKAAVDNGVQLDYFVYPGHPHNVIGKDRVHLMQKVTDYFNLYLKK from the coding sequence ATGAAATTATATAAGTTTTCTTTACTGATGCTGGTTTTGGGCGGTTCGGCATTGGCTCAGACCCAGAAATTTACGATGGCGGAGGCTGTGAATGGCCTGAGAAGCAACCTTGCGGTGAAAAATATCTCGCAGTTTTCATGGTCTAATGATGGCAAATCCTATATTCAGGCTGTAAAAGGCGGGTATCTGATTACAGATTTAAAGACGAACAAACAGGATACATTGGTGTCTTTAACGCAGCTTAATAAAAATCTTGCAGACAATAAATTCAAGGCGGTTCCGCAGATAAAATTTATCAGCAGTTCTCACGGATATTTTAATTCCGACGACAAAATGGTCTGGGTAGAAAAATCGGGAAGCGACTGGAAAGTGAAAAATTCTGTGGCAGTAGATAAAGAAGCTTCCAATGTGAAAGTTTTTGGAGATAATCAGACTTTTGCTTTTACGGTAAAGAATAATTTATTTGTTAATAAAAACGGAAAAACAATCGCCGTAACCAATGATTCCGATGAAAATATTTTAAACGGAGCATCCAATGTTCACAGAAACGAATTTGGCATCGATACAGGAATCTTCCCGGCACCAAACTCTGAAAGTGTAGCCTTCTACAGAATGGATCAGACGATGGTTGCAGATTACCCGATTATCGATTGGGCTGTAACTCCGGCGGTGAATCACAATATCAAATATCCGATGGCGGGGCAGACTTCGCATCAGGTAACGCTGGGCGTTTTTAATATTAAAACACAGTCTACGACTTTCTTGAAAATTGATGGTGAAAAAGATCAATATTTAACGGCAGTAACCTGGAGCCCGGATTCAAAATATATTTTTGTAGGCGTTCTGAACAGAGGACAGAATCATATGAAAATGGATCAGTATGACGCTGCAACAGGAGATTTAATAAAAACTTTGTTCGAAGAATCGAACGACAAATATGTTGAACCACAACATCCTCTGACCTTCTTCCCGAATTCCAATACAGATTTCATCTGGCAGAGCCAGAGAACGGGGTACAATCATTTATTTCATTATAGCTTAGAAAAAGGATTAATTGCACAGATCACGAAAGGGGACTGGCTCGTAACCGAGATTTTAGGGTTTAATGAAAAGAAAAAGGAAATTTATTTCACTTCTACGAAAGAAACTCCTCTGGAAAAACACTTGTATAAAATCAACTGGACGAATTTCAAAATGCAGCGTTTGGACAATGCAGAAGGTGTTCACAACGGGATTTTGAGCAGCGACGGAAATTATCTGTACGATATGTACAGCAATGCCAATACACCGAGAATTGCGAACATTATTAATACCAATACTTTAAAATCAAACAATATTCTTACTGCTGAAAATACATTGAAAAATTATCAGCGTCCGGAAATTAAAAATGTAGAATTAAAAGCAGACGATGGAACTCCTTTGTACGGAAAAATCATTCTTCCGACGAATTTTGACGCAAACAAAAAATATCCGGTCATTGTTTATCTGTACAATGGGCCGCATTTGCAGCTGATTGCCAATACTTTCCCTGCGTCCGGAAATCTTTGGTACGAATACATGGCTCAAAACGGATACATCATTTTCACGATGGACGGAAGAGGTTCTGCGAATCGAGGACTGAAGTTTGAGCAGGCTGTTTTCAGAAACCTGGGAACTACCGAGATGAACGACCAGATGAAAGGCGTAGAGTATCTGAAATCCCTTCCTTACGTAGATTCGGAAAGAATGGGAATTCACGGCTGGAGCTTTGGAGGATTTATGACGACAAGCTTCATGCTTCGCCACCCGGAAGTTTTCAAAGTGGGTGTTGCAGGAGGTCCGGTGATCGATTGGAGCATGTACGAAATTATGTACGGCGAGAGATATATGGATACGCCACAGGAAAATCCGCAAGGATATGCCACGGCAAATCTTTTGGATAAAGTGCAGAATCTGAAAGGAAAATTACTGATGATCCACGGTGCACAGGATGATGTGGTGGTTTGGCAGCATTCGGTAAAATTCATTAAAGCTGCAGTTGACAACGGAGTGCAATTGGATTATTTCGTGTATCCGGGGCATCCTCACAACGTGATTGGAAAAGACCGAGTACACCTCATGCAGAAAGTAACAGATTATTTTAACTTATATTTGAAGAAATAA
- a CDS encoding acyltransferase family protein: protein MNFVKIDRVHFHTFDSLRFLSFLLVFLRHSPVPEDSMLYYFSHEGGIGVSFFFVLSGFLITYILILEKINNQGEIPLKKFFKRRILRIWPLYYAMVIFAMCTPFILGFFNISYSNQGYQPNWFFTLTFLENYVAMFTRQLPNVAPLTVIWSLCVEEHFYIFWGLAFYCISLKNVPKLLVGCIIFSFIMQIVYEKYEINTLDLFTNIHYFAFGAIPAYLFVFKKNIIEKLSLIPAVYKYLYAVSIIGVIVIVSNTNLIPDLKVSSLLFSVFFSGLILFTLGEKNVFKISDKSILAKLGKYTYGLYLIHTICISLFIKIGSKYDMNWIVITLLSFVSTVIFSALSYHLFEKQFLKLKN from the coding sequence ATGAACTTTGTAAAAATAGATAGAGTACACTTTCATACGTTTGACTCGTTGAGGTTTCTGTCTTTTTTATTAGTTTTCTTGCGCCATTCCCCCGTTCCTGAAGATAGTATGCTTTACTATTTCTCTCATGAAGGGGGGATTGGTGTTTCTTTTTTCTTTGTATTGAGTGGTTTTCTGATCACTTATATTCTCATCCTTGAAAAAATTAATAATCAGGGGGAAATCCCGTTAAAAAAGTTTTTTAAAAGAAGAATTCTAAGAATCTGGCCTTTGTATTATGCGATGGTTATCTTCGCGATGTGTACACCTTTTATTCTGGGATTTTTTAATATTTCTTATTCCAATCAAGGATATCAGCCGAATTGGTTTTTTACCCTTACCTTTCTGGAAAATTACGTGGCCATGTTTACCAGGCAGCTTCCGAATGTGGCACCATTGACGGTCATTTGGTCGCTTTGTGTAGAAGAGCATTTTTACATTTTCTGGGGATTGGCATTTTATTGTATTTCTTTAAAAAATGTTCCGAAACTGCTGGTGGGGTGTATTATTTTCTCTTTTATAATGCAGATTGTTTATGAGAAATATGAGATTAATACGCTGGATCTTTTTACCAATATTCATTATTTCGCTTTTGGAGCGATACCGGCTTATTTATTCGTTTTTAAGAAAAATATTATTGAAAAATTGAGCCTGATTCCGGCTGTTTATAAATATTTGTACGCTGTTTCAATCATTGGCGTTATTGTAATCGTTTCCAATACGAATCTGATTCCGGATCTGAAAGTAAGTTCTCTTCTTTTCAGTGTTTTCTTTTCGGGATTAATTTTATTTACGCTTGGCGAAAAAAATGTATTTAAAATTTCCGATAAAAGTATTTTAGCCAAATTAGGGAAATATACGTACGGACTTTATTTGATTCATACGATCTGTATAAGTTTATTCATTAAAATCGGAAGTAAATATGATATGAACTGGATCGTAATCACTCTGTTGTCATTCGTTTCCACTGTCATATTTTCAGCATTATCTTATCATCTTTTCGAAAAACAATTTTTAAAACTCAAAAACTGA
- a CDS encoding LLM class flavin-dependent oxidoreductase produces the protein MELGIGMFGDLSFDQTTGQYRDPGVKIREILEQVKFMDEVGIDVFAMGEHHRPDYAVSSPEIVLAAAASITKNIKLASGVTVLSSSEPVKVYEDFSTLDLISDGRTEIFVGRGSFIESFPLYGYSLNDYEELFDEKLDLLLKINSEKNVTWSGKLRAPMNNQTVYPRAKNDGKLSIWRAVGGTPQSVLSAAQLGMPLVVAIIGGMPVQFKNLIEFYKQEYKKAGHDVSKMQIAVHSHTFVSDDPNIIDGYFDNYKTQVDRIGASRGWAPFTKMQYEGGRSKDGALFIGNPKEVADKIVYLKEIFGITRFIGHMDVGDPSHDIMMKSIELFGKEVKPVIKNL, from the coding sequence ATGGAATTAGGAATAGGAATGTTTGGCGATTTGTCATTCGACCAGACAACCGGACAATACAGAGATCCCGGAGTGAAAATCCGTGAAATTCTGGAACAGGTAAAATTCATGGATGAGGTGGGAATTGATGTTTTCGCGATGGGAGAACACCACCGTCCTGATTATGCGGTTTCATCCCCTGAAATAGTGCTGGCTGCGGCGGCAAGCATTACGAAAAATATAAAATTGGCGAGTGGTGTAACGGTTTTAAGTTCATCCGAACCGGTAAAAGTGTATGAAGATTTTTCAACTTTGGATTTGATTTCAGACGGTCGCACGGAAATTTTCGTCGGTCGCGGAAGTTTCATCGAATCTTTTCCATTATACGGCTACTCTTTGAATGATTATGAAGAGCTTTTTGATGAAAAATTAGATTTATTATTAAAGATCAATTCAGAAAAAAATGTTACCTGGTCAGGGAAACTTCGTGCTCCGATGAACAATCAGACGGTATATCCAAGAGCAAAAAACGATGGTAAATTATCTATCTGGAGGGCTGTTGGTGGAACTCCTCAATCTGTTTTAAGTGCTGCACAATTAGGAATGCCTTTGGTGGTGGCCATTATCGGAGGAATGCCGGTTCAGTTTAAAAATTTAATTGAATTTTATAAGCAAGAGTATAAAAAAGCAGGTCACGACGTTTCAAAAATGCAGATTGCGGTGCATTCACACACTTTTGTGAGCGATGACCCGAATATTATTGATGGATATTTTGACAATTACAAAACCCAGGTAGACAGAATCGGTGCTTCGAGAGGTTGGGCGCCTTTCACAAAAATGCAGTATGAAGGAGGAAGAAGTAAAGACGGTGCTTTATTCATCGGAAATCCGAAGGAAGTGGCAGACAAAATTGTTTATCTGAAAGAAATTTTCGGAATCACAAGATTTATCGGACATATGGATGTGGGTGATCCTTCTCACGATATCATGATGAAATCTATTGAATTATTCGGGAAAGAAGTAAAACCGGTAATTAAAAATCTATAA